In one Lysobacter alkalisoli genomic region, the following are encoded:
- a CDS encoding J domain-containing protein — translation MESDFARLYAWLDLRPECTLEEFKRAYRRRVAQLHPDRCEHPHRLSANDMPLSELTSLYSTATRFHRQHGRLPGASSRTRVPMHFEQAPSQLRDGPLAPQRRRGDLVRLPVQDAMGSHRRTTLAALVVFIVLVLMIVVEASLPAPDEPPGSRGATVPQEASPSTGR, via the coding sequence ATGGAATCCGATTTCGCGCGGCTGTATGCGTGGCTCGACCTTCGTCCGGAATGCACGCTGGAAGAGTTCAAGCGCGCATACCGGAGGCGGGTCGCGCAACTGCATCCGGATCGGTGCGAACACCCGCATCGACTGTCGGCCAACGACATGCCGCTGTCCGAACTGACCTCGCTGTACTCCACCGCGACACGCTTCCATCGCCAGCACGGGCGCCTGCCCGGCGCGTCGTCGCGCACGCGCGTGCCGATGCACTTCGAACAGGCGCCCTCCCAACTCCGGGATGGCCCCCTGGCGCCGCAACGCAGGCGCGGCGATCTGGTACGGCTTCCGGTCCAGGACGCGATGGGATCACATCGCCGGACGACACTTGCCGCATTAGTGGTGTTCATCGTGCTCGTGCTGATGATCGTGGTGGAAGCCTCGCTGCCTGCGCCGGACGAGCCGCCCGGCAGCCGTGGCGCAACGGTGCCGCAGGAGGCCTCGCCCTCCACCGGACGCTGA
- a CDS encoding polyketide synthase, with amino-acid sequence MLSGASLRMELPTGCDDAHRRPDTGGIAGDLHSLLSPATVTGLETLSSRNGCNVPELVLLAWMTLVARTCARSDAWVAVADTMAVADGRSLDWWPIHVELADVEGSGAAIVALGQALAAARDHAGLPMARFVEACLPPSGDDGAPPLNIGFAGPLSAVDEGGEKAAGPIEGCDLTLCMGRDEDARWSLSVHGSTYVEQRGLAQRHAAWLERLLAGMVETPAGPPLALALVAPAAIHGLLAKGSKAHGLPAGIARVHQFFEVQAARRPDAVAVVDGARTATYADLNAEANRLARHLIGLGIGRDDRVALYLERRLELVVGVLAVLKAGAAYVPLDPAYPPERLGYTLSDSEPAALLTQSDMPGDWRAIAGEARLDCPVLMLDDMDAPWSAQAINDMPVSAENGPSDDLAYVLYTSGSTGKPKGVAMPHAPLVNLIDWQMRQPGHEAPLRTLQFAALGFDVAFQEIFGTLATGGTLHMIDADTRLSGDRLLDFVVEHRIERLFLPYFALQILAEAVDNRLAVQDATLDCCLKEVVTAGEQLRIEPKIRHFFQRLPGCRLHNHYGPTETHVVTALALPDDPATWPSLPTIGMPIDNARVYLLDDRGQPVPEGVVGELYLAGPVVARGYLKRDDLTRERFLDDPFVAGEDARMYRTGDLGRWRDDGALEFLGRRDSQVKIRGFRVEPGEIEARLMAFPGIREAGVMAREDTPGLKRLVAYFAPRDPAVPVDVDALRRDLVSQLPDYMVPVAYVAMESLPLSPNGKLDRARLPAPDRGRPDWIGEYAPPRDELERALCRILAGVLDLESVGRGDNFFELGGSSLLAIRALQLIRDERVGEPSAIALFQHPTPAMLADALRAQDGEPAGRMRTVRGHRRGRDDDPIAIIAMAGRFPGASDVEQFWRNLCEGRDSISFFDAASLDPAVPAADREDPAYVPARGVIDGVEDFDAAFFGISPREAELMDPQQRIFLELCWECMERAGHVPGADGDGPVGVFAGMYNASYFQHHVLSRPDLVERLGAFQVMLDNEKDYIATRVAHKLNLTGPAISVHTGCSTSLVAIAQAVDGLRAGRCDMALAGGASVTCPPRSGYRYQEGAMFSPDGRTRAFDEKAAGTVFCDGAAVLMLKRLSDALADGDPVHAVIRGVGVNNDGSDKASFTAPSAAAQAVVIAQAHADAGVPARSIGYVEAHGTATPLGDPIEVEGLTRAFRFDTGDTGFCRLGSVKSNVGHLLIAAGAAGVIKTALSLERELIPASLYFESPNPALNLDTSPFVVNAANQPWPRADEPRRAGVSSFGVGGTNAHAVVEEAPERPLSDPAEGPQLLVLSARTASALEVAATRLADRLESTPDANLADVAWTLATGRKAFAHRLAVVAGDAAEAAEILRRAETLSAAQRSRPARGGECVFLFPGQGSTYPCMGRQLHAGEPVFREALETCIAALGDGFGFDLRERLFSDDPEALLPTAVMQPATFAIEYALARWWMAQGLRPAAMIGHSVGEFVAATLAGVFEVGDAIRLVARRGALMQAQPEGRMLSVRLPWEALSVRLPEGLSMAAENAPGASVVAGPEGALSAFQTVLEGEGVACRMLRTSHAFHSSMMEPAVAPFLEAVAAITRKAPTLPIVSTASGDWLQAEEAVSADYWARHLREPVRFSKALSKVIDTPSRVLLEVGPRTALSSLARMHAPVQKQKLTVLATLADDAGAEHALLRNALGQLWAVGVDVDPSRLDRRSVRHRLCLPTYPFERQRCWIEAPAATRPQITSPATDNVVQHPAVVAVQENTMQQPVTPVAAPANRKPRLLAQLRELIEDVAGFDMDDADPQANFIELGLDSLVLTQVALQVQKSFGTRVTFRQLMGDAPTLEALAALLDAQLPPEEAVPPAPAVEAVPVAVAPAPAVTPSVAPAATTPATMPAMQTMQATAPAAGVDGGLLQQVIAQQMQLMSQQLALLSGTTAVAPVPSIPMPAPAVSMPAPAAATSVEPPPTPAQPAATPGPAATDDGDNDAEVAHTRYDPRKAFGAIARIDSSGQLALDERQRSRLDAFIERYVARTPKSKAYTREHRPHMADPRVVNGFRPLTKEIVYQIVIERSKGARMWDIDGNEYVDALNGFGMSLFGWQPDFVADALRRQIDLGLDIGPQHPLAGEVARLVCELTGHDRAALCNTGSEAVLGALRIARTVTGRETVVMFNGSYHGINDEVIVRGTRKLKAVPAAPGILRNTAAHVLVLDYGTPETMAIIRERAGEIAAVLVEPVQSRRPDFRPIEFLKELRQLTADAGAALIFDEVITGFRAHPGGTQAMFGVQADIATYGKVVGGGQPIGVIAGKREFMDALDGGQWDYGDDSVPTVGVTYFAGTFVRHPMALAAARVVLDEMKRRGPALQEDLNARMGAMAAEINAFCASRGAPVEVRHFASVWKTFFLEDHPLQDLLFAMMRSRGIHILDNFPCFLTAAHGEAECRAIVEAFKDSVVELQECGFLPRHAATPATVMDASRPPVPGARIGRDPDGRPGWYVDSAERPGQYVKVG; translated from the coding sequence GTGCTGTCCGGGGCATCGTTGCGGATGGAGTTGCCGACCGGCTGCGACGACGCTCACCGGCGTCCGGATACCGGCGGAATCGCGGGGGATCTGCATTCGCTGTTATCGCCCGCGACCGTGACCGGGCTGGAGACGCTGTCCTCTCGCAACGGCTGCAATGTTCCCGAGCTGGTGTTGCTGGCCTGGATGACGCTGGTGGCGCGGACATGTGCACGCAGCGATGCCTGGGTGGCGGTGGCTGACACCATGGCCGTGGCGGATGGGCGGAGCCTCGACTGGTGGCCGATCCATGTCGAGCTTGCCGACGTGGAGGGGAGCGGGGCGGCGATCGTGGCGCTGGGACAGGCGCTGGCCGCGGCGCGCGACCATGCCGGGCTGCCCATGGCCCGTTTTGTCGAAGCCTGCCTGCCGCCATCGGGAGACGATGGTGCGCCGCCCCTGAACATCGGTTTCGCGGGCCCGCTTTCGGCCGTCGACGAGGGCGGCGAAAAGGCGGCAGGACCGATCGAGGGCTGTGATCTCACATTGTGCATGGGCCGTGACGAGGACGCGCGATGGAGCCTGTCCGTCCACGGTTCCACCTACGTTGAACAGCGCGGACTGGCGCAACGTCATGCGGCATGGCTTGAACGCTTGCTCGCCGGCATGGTCGAAACGCCGGCAGGGCCGCCACTCGCGCTGGCGTTGGTGGCGCCGGCGGCTATCCACGGATTGCTTGCGAAGGGGAGCAAGGCGCACGGGTTGCCCGCAGGGATCGCCCGGGTCCATCAGTTCTTCGAGGTGCAGGCCGCGCGCCGCCCGGACGCGGTTGCGGTCGTCGATGGCGCGCGTACCGCGACCTATGCCGACCTCAACGCGGAAGCGAACCGGCTTGCACGCCACCTGATCGGGCTCGGAATCGGCCGGGACGACCGGGTCGCGCTCTATCTTGAACGGCGGCTGGAACTGGTCGTCGGCGTTCTCGCCGTGCTCAAGGCCGGCGCCGCCTACGTGCCGCTGGATCCGGCATATCCGCCAGAGCGGCTGGGATACACGTTGTCGGACAGTGAGCCGGCGGCACTGCTGACCCAGTCGGACATGCCGGGCGACTGGCGCGCGATTGCCGGTGAAGCGAGGCTGGACTGCCCCGTGCTGATGCTCGACGACATGGATGCGCCGTGGTCGGCGCAGGCCATCAATGACATGCCCGTGTCAGCGGAAAACGGGCCGTCGGACGATCTGGCCTACGTGCTCTACACCTCCGGTTCGACCGGTAAGCCCAAGGGCGTGGCGATGCCGCATGCGCCGCTGGTCAACCTGATCGACTGGCAGATGCGCCAGCCGGGACACGAGGCGCCGTTGCGCACGCTGCAGTTTGCCGCGCTCGGTTTCGACGTCGCTTTCCAGGAGATATTCGGCACGCTGGCGACCGGCGGCACCTTGCACATGATCGATGCCGACACCCGCCTGAGCGGCGACCGTCTGCTCGACTTCGTCGTCGAACATCGCATCGAACGCCTGTTCCTGCCGTACTTCGCGCTGCAGATCCTGGCCGAGGCGGTCGACAACCGGCTGGCCGTGCAGGACGCGACGCTGGACTGCTGCCTGAAGGAAGTGGTGACGGCCGGCGAGCAATTGCGCATCGAACCGAAGATCCGGCATTTCTTCCAGCGCCTGCCCGGCTGCCGGCTGCACAACCACTACGGACCGACCGAGACCCACGTGGTCACCGCGCTGGCGCTGCCGGACGATCCGGCGACGTGGCCGAGCCTGCCCACGATCGGCATGCCGATCGACAACGCGCGCGTGTACCTGCTCGACGACCGCGGCCAGCCCGTGCCCGAGGGCGTGGTCGGCGAACTGTACCTGGCCGGGCCGGTGGTCGCGCGTGGTTACCTCAAGCGCGACGACCTGACCCGGGAGCGCTTCCTGGACGATCCGTTCGTGGCAGGCGAGGACGCGCGCATGTACCGCACCGGCGACCTCGGCCGCTGGCGCGACGACGGTGCGCTCGAGTTCCTCGGACGCCGGGACAGCCAGGTCAAGATCCGCGGTTTCCGGGTCGAGCCGGGTGAGATCGAGGCGCGATTGATGGCCTTCCCCGGCATCCGCGAGGCCGGGGTGATGGCGCGCGAGGACACGCCGGGGCTCAAGCGCCTGGTCGCGTACTTCGCACCGCGCGATCCGGCCGTGCCGGTCGACGTCGACGCGCTGCGCCGCGACCTGGTGTCGCAGTTGCCGGACTACATGGTGCCGGTGGCCTACGTGGCGATGGAATCGCTGCCGCTGTCGCCGAACGGCAAGCTCGACCGCGCCCGGCTGCCTGCACCGGACCGGGGCAGGCCGGACTGGATCGGCGAGTACGCACCGCCGCGCGACGAACTCGAACGCGCGCTGTGCCGGATCCTGGCCGGCGTGCTCGACCTGGAGTCGGTTGGCCGCGGCGACAATTTCTTCGAGCTGGGCGGCAGTTCGCTTCTGGCGATCCGCGCGTTGCAGCTGATCCGCGACGAGCGGGTCGGCGAGCCGTCCGCGATCGCGCTGTTCCAGCACCCGACGCCGGCGATGCTGGCGGATGCGTTGCGGGCGCAGGACGGCGAGCCGGCCGGGCGCATGCGCACCGTGCGTGGGCACCGGCGCGGCCGCGACGATGACCCGATCGCGATCATCGCGATGGCCGGCCGCTTCCCGGGCGCGTCCGACGTCGAACAGTTCTGGCGCAACCTGTGCGAGGGCCGCGACAGCATCAGCTTCTTCGATGCGGCCTCGCTCGATCCGGCGGTGCCGGCCGCCGACCGCGAGGACCCGGCCTATGTCCCGGCACGCGGCGTGATCGACGGTGTCGAGGACTTCGATGCCGCGTTCTTCGGCATCAGCCCGCGCGAGGCGGAGCTGATGGACCCGCAGCAGCGGATCTTCCTGGAGCTGTGCTGGGAATGCATGGAGCGCGCCGGCCATGTCCCCGGTGCCGATGGCGACGGCCCGGTCGGCGTGTTCGCCGGGATGTACAACGCCAGCTACTTCCAGCATCACGTGCTGTCGCGGCCGGACCTGGTCGAGCGCCTGGGCGCGTTCCAGGTCATGCTCGACAACGAGAAGGACTACATCGCCACCCGCGTCGCCCACAAGCTCAATCTCACCGGGCCGGCGATCAGCGTACATACCGGTTGTTCGACCTCGTTGGTCGCGATCGCGCAGGCGGTCGACGGCCTGCGCGCCGGCCGCTGCGACATGGCCCTGGCCGGCGGCGCCTCGGTGACCTGCCCGCCGCGCAGCGGCTACCGCTACCAGGAAGGCGCGATGTTCTCGCCCGACGGGCGCACCCGGGCCTTCGACGAGAAGGCGGCCGGCACGGTGTTCTGCGACGGCGCCGCGGTGCTCATGCTCAAGCGGCTGTCCGATGCGTTGGCCGACGGCGACCCGGTGCATGCGGTGATCCGCGGCGTCGGCGTCAACAACGACGGCAGCGACAAGGCCAGCTTCACCGCGCCCAGCGCCGCCGCGCAGGCGGTGGTGATCGCACAGGCGCATGCGGATGCCGGCGTACCCGCGCGCAGCATCGGCTATGTCGAGGCGCATGGCACCGCGACTCCGCTCGGCGACCCGATCGAGGTCGAGGGCCTGACCCGCGCGTTCCGCTTCGATACCGGCGACACCGGTTTCTGTCGCCTCGGTTCGGTCAAGAGCAACGTCGGCCACCTGCTGATCGCCGCCGGTGCCGCCGGGGTGATCAAGACCGCGCTGTCGCTGGAGCGGGAACTGATCCCAGCCAGCCTGTATTTCGAGTCGCCGAACCCGGCGTTGAACCTCGACACCTCGCCGTTTGTGGTCAACGCGGCAAACCAGCCGTGGCCGCGAGCGGACGAACCGCGCCGTGCGGGCGTGAGTTCGTTCGGCGTCGGTGGCACCAATGCCCATGCGGTGGTCGAGGAGGCACCGGAGCGGCCGCTATCCGATCCGGCAGAGGGGCCGCAACTGCTGGTGTTGTCCGCGCGTACCGCGTCCGCGCTTGAAGTCGCCGCGACGCGGCTGGCCGATCGTCTCGAGTCGACGCCGGATGCGAACCTGGCCGACGTGGCATGGACGCTCGCCACCGGACGCAAGGCTTTCGCGCACCGGCTCGCCGTGGTCGCAGGCGATGCCGCTGAAGCTGCCGAGATCCTGCGACGCGCGGAGACGCTCTCGGCAGCGCAGCGCAGCCGGCCCGCGCGCGGTGGTGAGTGTGTGTTCCTGTTCCCGGGGCAGGGCTCGACCTATCCGTGCATGGGGCGGCAGCTGCATGCCGGCGAGCCGGTGTTCCGCGAGGCGCTGGAGACCTGCATCGCCGCGCTTGGCGACGGGTTCGGTTTCGATCTGCGCGAGCGCCTGTTCTCGGACGACCCCGAGGCGTTGCTGCCGACCGCGGTGATGCAACCGGCGACCTTCGCGATCGAGTACGCGCTGGCGAGATGGTGGATGGCGCAGGGGCTCCGGCCGGCGGCGATGATCGGCCACAGCGTCGGCGAGTTCGTCGCCGCGACCCTTGCCGGTGTGTTCGAGGTCGGCGATGCGATCCGCCTCGTCGCCCGCCGCGGCGCACTGATGCAGGCGCAACCGGAAGGGCGGATGCTGTCGGTGCGGTTGCCGTGGGAGGCGCTGTCCGTGCGGTTGCCCGAGGGTTTGTCGATGGCCGCGGAGAACGCGCCGGGCGCCTCGGTCGTCGCCGGACCGGAGGGCGCATTGTCGGCCTTCCAGACCGTGCTCGAAGGCGAGGGCGTGGCCTGCCGGATGCTGCGCACCTCGCACGCCTTCCACTCGTCAATGATGGAGCCGGCGGTTGCGCCGTTCCTTGAAGCGGTGGCCGCCATCACGCGCAAGGCACCGACGCTTCCGATCGTTTCCACCGCGAGCGGCGACTGGCTGCAGGCCGAAGAGGCGGTATCGGCCGATTACTGGGCCCGTCATCTGCGCGAGCCGGTGCGTTTCTCGAAGGCGTTGTCGAAGGTCATCGACACCCCGTCGCGGGTGTTGCTGGAAGTCGGCCCGCGCACCGCGCTGTCGAGCCTCGCGCGCATGCATGCGCCCGTACAGAAACAGAAGCTGACCGTGCTGGCCACGCTGGCCGACGACGCCGGGGCCGAACATGCGTTGCTGCGCAACGCGCTCGGCCAGTTGTGGGCGGTCGGCGTGGACGTCGACCCGTCCCGGCTCGATCGTCGCAGCGTGCGTCATCGCCTGTGCCTGCCGACCTATCCGTTCGAGCGCCAGCGCTGCTGGATCGAGGCGCCTGCCGCGACCCGGCCACAGATCACGTCCCCGGCCACCGACAACGTGGTCCAGCATCCGGCCGTGGTGGCCGTCCAGGAGAACACCATGCAACAACCCGTGACGCCCGTTGCCGCCCCGGCCAACCGCAAGCCGCGCCTGCTGGCGCAGCTGCGCGAGTTGATCGAGGACGTTGCCGGTTTCGACATGGACGATGCCGATCCGCAGGCGAACTTCATCGAGCTCGGCCTCGACAGCCTGGTGCTGACCCAGGTCGCGCTGCAGGTGCAGAAGAGCTTCGGGACCCGGGTGACGTTCCGCCAACTGATGGGCGACGCGCCGACACTTGAGGCACTGGCGGCGTTGCTGGACGCACAGCTGCCGCCGGAGGAGGCCGTGCCGCCGGCGCCTGCGGTCGAGGCGGTACCTGTTGCCGTCGCCCCCGCGCCTGCTGTCACTCCCTCCGTCGCGCCCGCCGCCACGACACCGGCGACGATGCCCGCGATGCAGACGATGCAGGCGACAGCGCCCGCGGCAGGCGTCGACGGCGGCCTGCTGCAACAGGTCATCGCCCAGCAGATGCAGCTGATGTCGCAGCAGCTGGCCTTGTTGTCGGGCACCACTGCGGTCGCTCCGGTACCCTCCATTCCGATGCCCGCGCCGGCCGTGTCCATGCCCGCTCCGGCAGCGGCAACGTCCGTCGAACCGCCTCCCACGCCCGCGCAGCCTGCCGCGACTCCCGGCCCGGCTGCCACCGACGATGGCGACAACGACGCCGAGGTCGCCCATACCCGCTACGACCCCAGGAAGGCTTTCGGCGCGATCGCCCGCATCGACAGCAGCGGCCAGCTGGCGCTGGATGAAAGGCAGCGTTCAAGGCTCGATGCCTTCATCGAACGCTATGTCGCCCGCACACCGAAGTCGAAGGCCTACACCCGCGAGCACCGCCCGCATATGGCCGATCCGCGCGTGGTCAACGGCTTCCGCCCGCTGACCAAGGAGATCGTCTACCAGATCGTGATCGAGCGATCCAAGGGCGCGCGGATGTGGGACATCGACGGCAACGAGTACGTCGATGCGCTCAACGGCTTCGGCATGAGCCTGTTCGGCTGGCAGCCGGACTTCGTCGCCGACGCACTCCGCCGCCAGATCGATCTGGGCCTCGACATCGGCCCGCAGCATCCGCTGGCCGGCGAGGTCGCGCGGCTGGTCTGCGAGCTGACCGGCCACGACCGCGCCGCGCTGTGCAATACCGGCTCCGAGGCGGTGCTCGGCGCACTGCGGATCGCCCGCACCGTGACCGGACGCGAGACCGTGGTGATGTTCAACGGCTCCTACCATGGCATCAACGACGAGGTCATCGTCCGCGGTACCCGCAAGCTGAAGGCGGTGCCGGCCGCGCCCGGCATCCTGCGCAACACCGCCGCGCACGTGCTGGTGCTCGACTACGGCACGCCCGAGACGATGGCGATCATCCGCGAGCGCGCCGGCGAGATCGCCGCGGTGCTGGTCGAGCCGGTGCAGAGCCGGCGGCCGGACTTCCGCCCGATCGAGTTCCTGAAGGAACTGCGCCAGCTCACCGCTGATGCCGGCGCGGCGCTGATCTTCGACGAAGTCATCACCGGCTTCCGCGCGCATCCGGGCGGTACCCAGGCGATGTTCGGTGTCCAGGCCGATATCGCGACCTACGGCAAGGTGGTCGGCGGTGGCCAGCCGATCGGCGTCATCGCCGGCAAGCGCGAATTCATGGATGCGCTCGACGGTGGCCAATGGGACTATGGCGACGATTCGGTGCCGACCGTCGGCGTGACCTATTTCGCCGGCACCTTCGTCCGTCACCCGATGGCACTGGCCGCGGCCAGGGTCGTGCTCGACGAGATGAAGCGCCGCGGCCCCGCGCTGCAGGAAGACCTCAACGCCCGGATGGGCGCGATGGCGGCCGAGATCAACGCGTTCTGTGCCAGCCGCGGTGCACCGGTCGAGGTGCGCCATTTCGCCTCGGTGTGGAAGACCTTCTTCCTCGAAGACCATCCGCTGCAGGATCTGCTGTTCGCGATGATGCGCAGCCGCGGCATCCACATCCTCGACAACTTCCCGTGTTTCCTCACCGCCGCCCATGGCGAGGCCGAGTGCCGCGCGATCGTCGAGGCGTTCAAGGACTCGGTGGTGGAGTTGCAGGAGTGCGGTTTCCTGCCGCGCCACGCGGCGACACCGGCGACGGTGATGGACGCGTCCAGGCCGCCGGTGCCGGGCGCGCGTATCGGTCGCGATCCGGATGGTCGGCCGGGGTGGTACGTGGACAGCGCCGAACGTCCCGGACAGTACGTCAAGGTGGGCTGA